The nucleotide window CTTATATTCGACTCCGGGCGAAATCTGTTCTGGCCGCTGCGGTTATGCATGGTACTCTCAATGCTACCTACGGGATATCGATCATGGTCGTAAGCGGAGGAAGTGATTTGACTGTTGGTCTTACCGGGCTGGCGGGGTTTATCGTTCTTATTGTCGCGAATTTGATTCTTTATTATTCTGTTTCTGAATATTAGTTCGATAATCGTTTGGTCAATCTGTCAGCTTTACGCCTTGTTACTTTAACCCGGTTAATTCTATTTAAATTTCCACTGAAGATACGTTGACGGTGATTCCTGCATTTTTTTCTTCGAAAAAATTACGAAATAGTAAGGGTCGTTCGCGAACGGCCCCTACTCAAAATAAGTATTTGGGTTAAAATTTGCCGGATGTAGTTACTCCTTTATAATTTTTTTTGTGGTATTGATGGTATGTGACTGGTAAAAAATGGAGAATTAACATGAATATAGCAAATCATGCTCTTCAGAAATAGTTTATTGTAAAATTGGAAACTACAAAAATGTAAAATTACAAAAATATATTGAAAATTTATTGACGATGTAAAAATATGAAAGTATTATTGTAGGTAATTCATTATTAGAAGAAAGGAAACGTCATATGGATAATATTGTAGAATTAACGAGGGCGATTGATACTGTCTGGGTAGCAATTTGTGCGGCGCTGATATTTCAGATGGAGGGCGGATTTGCCTTGCTGGAATCAGGTTTTATCAGAAGCAAAAATGCAGTAAGTATTGTGGCTAAAGTGTTTGTTGATCTTATGTTTGGAGGGATCGCGTTTTATGCGATAGGTTTTGCGCTTATGCAAGGTGTTAGCAATGGTTTCATGGGGAGTGGTTTTGGGATTGTAGTTCCTTCAATCCACATAACTGTAGCTACTTCGCTTTATTGGTTTATGCAGCTAGGATTTGCAGTCGCTGCTATTTCGATTGTTTCCGGTGCAGTTGCTGAAAGGATGAAAATATGGCCATACGCCGTGTTTGTTCTGCTGTTTGTTGCGTTTATTTATCCTGTAGCTGCCGGTTGGGCATGGAATGCAAATGGTTGGTTGGCACATTTAGGGTTTAATGATTTTGCAGGATCAGCTGCGGTCCACGCACTTGGTGGTTGGGCTGCGTGTGCTGCTGCCATAGTCCTTGGTGCAAGAATCGGCAAATATAACAAAGACGGTTCTTCGAACGCTATTCCGGGCCATAATATTCCTCTTGCAGCTGTTGGCGCTTTTATACTCTGGTTCGGATGGTTCGGGTTCAATCCGGGATCGACGCTAGCCGCCGTCGGCAATTGGGACTTGATTGGCAAAGTTGTTACCAATACCTTTCTGGCATCAGCTATGGGTGGTATTGCAACGATGCTCTACACTTCATTACGTTATAAGAAGATAGATGTTACAATGGTTATTAACGGGGTTCTTGCTGGTTTAGTTGCTATTACTGCCGGATGTAATATAGTTTCTGCAAACTCAGCATTAGTAATTGGATTTGTTGCCGGGGTACTGGTTGATATCGCTGTATACACAGTTGATAGATTGAAAATTGATGATCCTGTCGGCGCTATTGCCGTGCATGGAGTTAATGGTACTTGGGGAACGATAGCCGTAGGATTGTTTTGTACTCAAAAGGGGCTTTTCTATTGTGGAGATGCCAGTTTTCTTGGGGTACAGGTTGCTGGTGTGCTGGCAATATCTCTATTCTCATTTATTCTAACTTTTGTAATACTGACCATTATGAAAAAAACCGTTGGAATAAGGATCAATAGAAGTGAGGAAATCCTAGGGATTGACATGGCAGAATATGGTATAGAAGCATATTCAACTTTTGAATAATATAACTTTTGAAAAAAAGTAAGGAGAATCAAAGATGAAAAAGATTGAAGCTATTGTTAAGCCATCTAAGTTAGAAGCAATAAAGGAAGCCTTGGTGCTTGCAGAGATTCCCTGTATGACAATCTCGGCCGTGAAAGGTGCAGGGCTACAACGCGGGTTTACTGAAGTATATAGGGGAACGGAACGAAAACTGAACTTACTTAATAAAGTAAAAATAGAGTGTGTAGTAAGCGATGATAATTTAGAAAAGGCTATTGATATTATTGTTAATAATGCTCATACAGGCGAGATTGGAGACGGGAAGATATTTGTTTATGACGTGGCTGATGCGATAAGAATAAGAACGAAGGAAAGAGGTCCTCAGGCAATCCGGTAATATTTAAATTTGTAGGGTGTGCCACCGGTACGCCCGTACGGATAGTTGTGTTAGCAGAGCGTACTTTTTAAGTGCGCTCTTCTGTTTATTAAACATGGTATTTTCCCGGTCTTTGTATATAATGACCAAAACGGGTTTCAATCAAAGGGGGGGAGAAAATATGGAAAAAGTCATATTGCCATTTCTTCTTGATAAAAGGTCTGAGGAAGCAGTGGAAGTCCAAAAGATATTGACGGAGTATGGGTGTATAATCCGTACTAGATTGGGACTGCATGATGCAGATGAAAGTATGTGCTCAGATTTTGGGTTGATTATTCTTGAGCTTATTGGGGATAGATCGCAACAGGAATCGTTGCATAAAAAGCTTAACAGGGTTCATGGAGTAAAAGGGAAACTTGTTGTTTTGTCCGGTAAGTGATAATAAAATCTATAATTTATGTTTTAAATAAAAATCGATAGGCATAAAAAATTAAAAGAATGAAAAGAAACAACTTATTTAAAATATCTGATGTTGATAATCTAGGCATGTATGGGGCATTTAAGATTATTGCCATATATATTGTGTTTAGCGCTTTGTGGATACTGTTTTCTGATAAATTGCTATTTTATATAGTTCGTGATTCTGAATCGCTGACTCAGATGCAGACTGTTAAGGGTTGGCTTTTTGTCTTGATCACGGGCATTATTCTTTATGGTTTAATACATCGGTATCTGATTCAGATCTACAATGCAAAGGTTGCTCTTGAGGAAAGTGTTTCTCAGTTTAATAATGCCCTGGCTAATTCTCGCGACTTGCTCTATATGTACGACCTCAGAACCGGCAGGTTTTCATATATTAGTCCTGCATGTGAGTCAATATTCGGTTTTACATTCGAAGAGATACAAGAGATGAATATAAAAGGAATAATAGAGCGAGTTCATCCTGATGAAAAGGAGTCGGTCAGTCATGAGCTTGAATCGCTGGCCAAAGGAGAGCTGAATGTGCCGGTGCGTTCTGTTGTGGAGTTCAGGTGGAAGTACAAGGATTCGGAATATCGCTGGTACAGCGATAGCCGGACAGTTACCTATGATTCCAGTGGAAGACCTATTGCAACTACTGGTAGTATCCGGGACATTACTGAGCAGAAAACCGTTGAGAAAAAGGTGATCGAGTTGAATCGAAGGCTTGAAGATAGAGTGAAAGAGCGAACTAAGCAGCTTGAACTTATTAATAAAGAATTAGAATCTTTTTCGTATAGCGTATCTCACGACTTACAAGCTCCGCTTCGTAGTGTCGATGGCTTTTCCCAGGTATTGCTCGAAGATTATATTGCCCAACTGGATGAAGAAGGGCAGGATGTTGTAAGGCGAATTCGTATGGCTGTGAAGCGTATGGGCAATCTGATAAATGATCTGCTAGCGCTATCGCGAGTAATTCGTGAAGATCTTGTTAGAAAACAAGTCGATTTGAGTGCTATAGCGGAAGAAATTTTATTAAGGTTTCAAGAAACTGATAAGCAGAGAAGTGTATCTTTCTCTATTACTCCTGGAATTATTGTGTACGGCGATGAGAGGTTGCTAGCTATAATGCTTGAAAACCTTCTTGGAAATGCATGGAAATTTACTTCAGGGACTGCAAATGCAAGAATTGAATTCGGGGTAAGCAAAGAAGATCAATCGGTGTTTTTTATAAAAGATAATGGTGTCGGGTTTGATATGAAATATTCCGGAAAATTGTTTAACGTTTTTCAACGGTTGCATACTGCTGCAGAATTCGAAGGTAGCGGAATCGGACTAGCTATTGTACAGCGGATTATCAATAGGCATAGCGGCCGTATTTGGGCGGTCGGTGAAGTAGGGAAAGGGGCTACTTTTTTCTTTACTATTGAATAACTAATGGCGTACACTTTTTTTTATGTTTGCAGTTATAATTAGACTGTTGGAAATTGATGAAATTAAGAATACTTCCATTTCGTGGAGCTTTGTTGACGACTATTTTTAACCGGATGGGAGAGAAAAAGTCAGGAAGAGACTTCTCAGGAACTGCTAGAGATACTTGCTGCTTTCGGTCAATAAGGGTTTGGTGGTTTCCTGCTGGCTACTAATACGATTACAAATAGACCCATGAAGATAATGAACAATATTCTTGAGAAGATAGTTACACCTTCGCCAATACCGGTAAATCCGAAAATATAGGCGAGGAACGCTGATATAACAAATATGAGTGACCATAAAACCATGAGCCTTCAGTCCTTGTCCGTTAGATTTTTTATTTGTATATAACTTACCCGTATCAATGTCAATTTCAATCTAAATATGATAGACGGAATTGCTGAAACTACTGCAATTGCAGTGTTAGCCCTTTCTATGCTTGTGATCTTTCCGAATGATAAAACAAGCCAAAGATTGTCAGCTCCCCATTTATTGGGGAGCGATTGATCGTGCTTTGTTACGCTTTCAGGTCGATAGTCCCAGTGTTTGCGGTGTTGAGTAATTCTACTATTGAGGTGTGACCGAATTCTCTTGCCCAGGCAGCAGCTGTTTTCCCTAAGGCACCTACGAAATTAGGGTTGGCCCCTTTTGCTAGTAAAAGATGCACTATCTGCCCATGACCGTTACGTGATGCTTCTATTAGTGCTGTCTCTTTGGGGAAGAGTGTTGTTGTATTAGGGTTTGCATTGTAGCTAAGCAGCAGGTTAACCATTTCTGTGTGTCCATTGCTAGCTGCTTTTATCAATGCGGTTGCGCCATTTCCATCTTTGTCGTCAATGTGCGCGCCTTTCTCTAGAAGTATTTTTGCTATATCTAATTTTCCCTGCTGAGCGGCAATAATTAATGCGTTCAATCCTCTTTTGGTTTTCATGTTTACATTTGCACCATGGTCAATGAGCAGCTTTATTGTATCCGCATTTGAATTAATTGCTAGTATTAATACTGTGCTGCCATCTGGGAATACCTGATTTACTTCTGCTTGTTTCAGGATCAGCATTTC belongs to Candidatus Margulisiibacteriota bacterium and includes:
- a CDS encoding ammonium transporter; the protein is MDNIVELTRAIDTVWVAICAALIFQMEGGFALLESGFIRSKNAVSIVAKVFVDLMFGGIAFYAIGFALMQGVSNGFMGSGFGIVVPSIHITVATSLYWFMQLGFAVAAISIVSGAVAERMKIWPYAVFVLLFVAFIYPVAAGWAWNANGWLAHLGFNDFAGSAAVHALGGWAACAAAIVLGARIGKYNKDGSSNAIPGHNIPLAAVGAFILWFGWFGFNPGSTLAAVGNWDLIGKVVTNTFLASAMGGIATMLYTSLRYKKIDVTMVINGVLAGLVAITAGCNIVSANSALVIGFVAGVLVDIAVYTVDRLKIDDPVGAIAVHGVNGTWGTIAVGLFCTQKGLFYCGDASFLGVQVAGVLAISLFSFILTFVILTIMKKTVGIRINRSEEILGIDMAEYGIEAYSTFE
- a CDS encoding P-II family nitrogen regulator, encoding MKKIEAIVKPSKLEAIKEALVLAEIPCMTISAVKGAGLQRGFTEVYRGTERKLNLLNKVKIECVVSDDNLEKAIDIIVNNAHTGEIGDGKIFVYDVADAIRIRTKERGPQAIR
- a CDS encoding PAS domain-containing sensor histidine kinase — translated: MKRNNLFKISDVDNLGMYGAFKIIAIYIVFSALWILFSDKLLFYIVRDSESLTQMQTVKGWLFVLITGIILYGLIHRYLIQIYNAKVALEESVSQFNNALANSRDLLYMYDLRTGRFSYISPACESIFGFTFEEIQEMNIKGIIERVHPDEKESVSHELESLAKGELNVPVRSVVEFRWKYKDSEYRWYSDSRTVTYDSSGRPIATTGSIRDITEQKTVEKKVIELNRRLEDRVKERTKQLELINKELESFSYSVSHDLQAPLRSVDGFSQVLLEDYIAQLDEEGQDVVRRIRMAVKRMGNLINDLLALSRVIREDLVRKQVDLSAIAEEILLRFQETDKQRSVSFSITPGIIVYGDERLLAIMLENLLGNAWKFTSGTANARIEFGVSKEDQSVFFIKDNGVGFDMKYSGKLFNVFQRLHTAAEFEGSGIGLAIVQRIINRHSGRIWAVGEVGKGATFFFTIE
- a CDS encoding DUF1328 domain-containing protein, which translates into the protein MVLWSLIFVISAFLAYIFGFTGIGEGVTIFSRILFIIFMGLFVIVLVASRKPPNPY